A stretch of the Salvelinus fontinalis isolate EN_2023a chromosome 22, ASM2944872v1, whole genome shotgun sequence genome encodes the following:
- the LOC129820071 gene encoding asparagine synthetase [glutamine-hydrolyzing]-like: MCGIWALFGSDECLSVQCTNAMKIAHRGPDAFRFENVNGFTNCCFGFHRLAIVDQLYGMQPIRIKKFPYLWLVYNGEIYNHHTLKKQFEFTDYQTKVDGEILLHLYERFGIQKMASLLDGVFAFILLDTANRKVFLGRDTYGVRPMFKLLTDNGFLAVSSEAKGLTDITHSMSSPPKITPFLPGHFEVFDLKPTGKVESIQMDRFHYCTQEPSHAVYDTVEMLPSGFVPETVKSNIRSLFENAVRKRLMAHRRIGCLLSGGLDSSLVAAMLVKLAKEEKLKYPIQTFAIGAEDSPDILAARMVASYIGSEHHEVNFTPEEGFKAVEEVIFHLETYDITTIRASVGMYLVSKYIREKTDSVVIFSGEGSDELTQGYIYFHKAPTPKAAAEESVRLMKELYLFDVLRADRTTAAHGLELRVPFLDHRFTAYYLSLPEEMRQPKDGVEKHLLRDSFKGLNLIPDEILWRRKEAFSDGMTSVKKSWYNSLQDQMESEVNDYDLEKAPKTFPFLPPRTKEAYFYRQVFEKHYPGQAKWLSHYWMPRWINASDPSARTLSIYKPDKDQ, from the exons ATGTGTGGTATTTGGGCCTTGTTTGGCAGTGATGAGTGCCTGTCGGTTCAGTGCACCAACGCTATGAAGATCGCTCACCGGGGCCCAGACGCTTTTCGTTTTGAGAACGTCAACGGCTTCACAAACTGTTGCTTCGGCTTCCATCGCCTGGCTATCGTAGACCAGCTGTATGGCATGCAACCCATCCGCATCAAGAAGTTCCCCTACCTGTGGCTCGTCTACAACGGGGAGATCTACAACCACCACACG CTGAAGAAGCAGTTTGAGTTTACTGACTACCAGACCAAAGTAGACGGTGAGATCCTGCTTCACCTGTACGAGCGCTTCGGCATTCAGAAGATGGCGTCCCTATTGGACGGAGTGTTCGCCTTCATCCTCCTGGACACAGCCAATAGGAAAGTGTTCCTGGGGAGGGATACGTATGGCGTGCGGCCCATGTTCAAACTACTGACCGACAACGGCTTCCTGGCTGTGAGCTCTGAGGCTAAAG GTCTGACTGATATCACCCACTCCATGTCTTCTCCTCCTAAGATCACTCCGTTCCTCCCGGGGCACTTTGAGGTGTTTGACCTGAAGCCCACTGGGAAGGTGGAGTCTATTCAGATGGACCGCTTCCACTACTGCACCCAGGAGCCCAGCCACGCTGTCTATGACACGGTAGAAATGCTACCCTCCg GTTTTGTCCCAGAGACAGTGAAGAGCAACATCCGGTCTTTGTTTGAGAACGCTGTCCGGAAACGACTTATGGCCCACAGGAGGATCGGCTGTCTTCTCTCAG GTGGTCTGGACTCCAGTCTGGTGGCAGCTATGCTGGTCAAACTGGCCAAAGAGGAGAAGTTGAAGTACCCCATCCAGACCTTCGCTATCGGGGCTGAAGACAGCCCAGACATCCTGGCTGCTCGCATG GTGGCGTCGTACATCGGCAGTGAGCACCACGAGGTCAACTTCACCCCTGAGGAAGGTTTCAAAGCCGTGGAGGAGGTCATCTTTCACCTGGAGACCTATGACATCACCACCATACGCGCCTCTGTCG GAATGTACCTAGTGTCAAAGTACATCCGTGAGAAGACTGACAGCGTGGTGATCTTCTCTGGGGAAGGCTCTGATGAGCTGACACAGGGGTACATCTACTTCCATAAG GCTCCCACGCCCAAGGCAGCAGCAGAGGAGAGTGTTCGTCTGATGAAGGAGCTCTACCTCTTTGACGTCCTGAGAGCCGACCGTACAACCGCTGCACACGG tCTGGAGCTGAGAGTGCCTTTCCTGGACCACAGGTTCACAGCGTACTACCTTTCCCTGCCTGAGGAGATGAGGCAACCTAAG gaTGGAGTGGAGAAGCACCTCCTCAGAGACTCGTTTAAAGGTCTGAACCTGATCCCAGACGAGATCCTATGGAGACGCAAAGAGGCCTTCAGCGACGGAATGACTTCTGTCAAGAAGTCCTGGTACAACAGCCTGCAGGACCAAATGGAGtctgag GTGAATGACTACGATCTGGAGAAAGCTCCTAAGACATTCCCGTTCCTCCCTCCCAGAACCAAAGAGGCGTACTTCTACCGCCAGGTGTTTGAGAAGCATTACCCGGGCCAGGCTAAGTGGCTCAGCCACTACTGGATGCCCCGCTGGATCAATGCCTCCGACCCCTCAGCCAGAACCCTCTCCATCTACAAGCCTGACAAAGACCAGTGA
- the LOC129820072 gene encoding protachykinin-like, with protein MKLLLPLVIAFIAIAQFFCEEIGPKEDLDYWTNDQITGEWLSSDPFKEILRRMTRKPRPHQFFGLMGKRSSANAQITRKRHKMNSFVGLMGKRSQDEPDSYEWNTQQNYNKRR; from the exons ATGAAATTACTTCTACCGCTTGTGATAGCTTTTATTGCTATTGCCCAATTTTTTTGTGAAGAAATTGGTCCAAAAGAAGATCTTGATTATTGGACAAACGATCAAATTACG GGCGAGTGGCTGTCGTCTGACCCGTTCAAAGAGATACTGCGGAGGATGACGCGGAAACCGCGGCCTCATCAGTTCTTTGGCCTGATGGGGAAACGCTCCTCCG CGAATGCACAGATAACCCGAAAAA GGCATAAAATGAACTCCTTTGTTGGATTGATGGGCAAGAGGAGCCAAGACGAACCAG ATTCATATGAGTGGAACACACAACAGAACTACAACAAGCGCCGCTAA